In one window of Virgibacillus proomii DNA:
- a CDS encoding 2-oxoglutarate dehydrogenase E1 component: MAQNEESNERFWSEFHGPNLGYVEEQYDLYKEDPEAVDPSIKKMFDEHGAPQWLSQTNVAAGAAAEATSIDDVKKLTSAMKLVEAIRRCGHLEAEIYPVGMKKRKSELVDPVTYGLTEGDLASIPASWLWENAPSKVENGLDVVKELKKYYSGTITFEFDHVNNDDERKWLLDLIESGKARLSLSDDEKTKLLERLIQVEGFEEFLQKTFVGQKRFSIEGLEIMVPMLDQIVKNASADKVENIMMGMAHRGRLAVLAHVLGKPYDRIFSEFHHSPNKELIPSEGSMGINYGWTGDVKYHFGATKEPDGKESVTRIRLAHNPSHLEFVNPVVEGLARAAQDDRYEKGYPKQDKNKAIPVLIHGDAAFIGEGIVAETFNLSNLPGYSTGGSLHIIANNLLGYTTEQKDGRSTRYASDLAKGFEVPIIHVNADDPIACISAVQIAYEYRQKFNKDFLIDLVGYRRYGHNEMDEPRMTQPVLYKMIDEHPTVAYIFAKDLQEKEIIREEQFKEMKQRALDKLQDIYDNMKENETGEAESMFMPEALKNGLDKYETAVDLETLRSLNKGLLERPEGFNSNKKLERILKRRENALENGEKADWGTGEALAYASILRDGIPIRLTGQDTERGTFAHRHLVLHDVETSEKFCPMHMLEEAKTSFDIRNSPLSETGVLGFEYGYSVEATNTLVIWEAQFGDFANVAQVIFDQFISSARAKWGDKSNMVMLLPHGYEGQGPEHSSARLERFLQMAAENNWIVAYVTSSAQFFHLIRRQAALRNKEEARPLVVMTPKSSLIRNQRIASKAEEFTKGKFLAIRDQPNLKVSKKNAKRLLIGSGKIMVDIEEAIEQADDNFNWLRAIRLEQIYPFPKIQLEKEINALPNLEEIVWVQEEPQNMGCWDFVDDYLRDLLKDGQTLRYIGRPDRSSPAVGVPNVHKTEQKQIVQKAITPTKGGDSDE, from the coding sequence TTGGCACAGAATGAAGAATCCAATGAGAGATTCTGGTCCGAATTTCATGGTCCAAACTTGGGGTATGTAGAAGAGCAATACGATTTGTACAAAGAGGATCCAGAGGCAGTAGATCCATCCATTAAAAAAATGTTCGATGAGCATGGAGCCCCTCAATGGTTATCCCAAACAAATGTTGCGGCTGGAGCAGCAGCTGAAGCTACATCCATAGACGATGTAAAGAAACTTACCTCAGCAATGAAACTTGTTGAGGCTATTCGGCGTTGCGGGCATCTGGAGGCAGAAATCTATCCAGTTGGCATGAAAAAGCGCAAGTCTGAATTAGTTGATCCAGTAACATACGGGTTAACGGAAGGAGACTTAGCAAGTATTCCAGCTTCTTGGTTATGGGAAAACGCTCCAAGCAAGGTAGAAAATGGATTAGATGTTGTAAAAGAATTGAAAAAGTACTATTCTGGCACGATTACATTCGAATTTGATCATGTCAATAATGATGACGAACGCAAGTGGCTGCTAGATTTAATTGAGTCAGGTAAAGCGAGGCTCAGCTTATCCGACGATGAGAAAACGAAGCTATTAGAAAGACTTATACAGGTCGAAGGATTTGAAGAATTTTTACAAAAGACGTTTGTAGGTCAAAAGCGGTTTTCTATTGAAGGATTAGAAATTATGGTACCCATGTTAGATCAAATTGTGAAAAATGCGAGTGCTGATAAAGTTGAAAACATTATGATGGGTATGGCTCACCGTGGTCGACTTGCGGTATTAGCCCATGTGCTCGGCAAGCCATATGATAGAATTTTTTCTGAATTTCACCACTCTCCGAATAAAGAGTTAATTCCTTCTGAAGGTTCAATGGGAATTAATTATGGTTGGACGGGTGATGTAAAATATCATTTCGGTGCAACAAAAGAACCAGATGGAAAAGAAAGTGTAACGCGAATTCGTCTAGCGCACAATCCCTCTCACTTGGAATTCGTTAATCCAGTTGTCGAAGGATTAGCTCGTGCTGCACAGGATGATCGTTATGAAAAAGGGTATCCCAAACAAGATAAGAATAAAGCGATTCCAGTTCTTATCCATGGTGATGCAGCATTTATCGGTGAAGGAATTGTCGCTGAAACCTTTAACCTAAGTAATCTTCCAGGATATTCTACTGGCGGTTCATTGCATATTATTGCAAACAACTTATTAGGCTATACAACGGAGCAAAAAGATGGTCGTTCGACCCGCTATGCAAGTGATCTTGCTAAAGGGTTTGAAGTTCCCATTATTCATGTAAATGCAGATGATCCAATTGCTTGTATTTCTGCAGTTCAAATTGCTTATGAGTATCGTCAAAAGTTTAACAAGGACTTTCTCATTGATTTAGTTGGTTATCGTCGTTATGGTCATAACGAAATGGACGAACCACGAATGACACAGCCGGTTCTATACAAAATGATCGATGAGCATCCTACTGTAGCGTATATATTTGCTAAAGATTTACAAGAAAAAGAGATTATAAGAGAAGAGCAATTTAAAGAGATGAAGCAGCGCGCCCTCGATAAATTGCAAGATATTTACGATAATATGAAAGAAAACGAAACTGGTGAAGCAGAGTCTATGTTTATGCCGGAAGCATTAAAAAATGGGTTAGATAAATATGAGACTGCTGTTGACCTAGAAACTTTACGTTCGTTGAATAAAGGATTATTAGAACGTCCTGAAGGTTTTAACAGTAATAAAAAGCTGGAGAGAATTTTGAAGCGACGTGAAAATGCATTAGAGAATGGGGAAAAGGCAGATTGGGGTACTGGAGAAGCATTAGCTTATGCTTCCATTTTACGTGATGGAATTCCAATTCGTCTTACCGGACAAGATACCGAAAGAGGTACGTTTGCTCATCGTCATCTAGTGTTGCACGATGTTGAGACAAGTGAAAAATTCTGCCCAATGCATATGCTTGAAGAAGCAAAAACCTCCTTTGACATCCGCAACAGTCCTTTATCTGAAACGGGTGTGTTAGGTTTTGAATACGGATATAGTGTAGAAGCGACGAATACTCTAGTAATCTGGGAGGCGCAGTTTGGCGATTTTGCCAATGTAGCGCAAGTTATCTTTGACCAATTTATTTCTTCGGCACGGGCAAAATGGGGAGATAAATCGAATATGGTGATGCTCCTTCCTCATGGTTATGAAGGACAGGGACCGGAACATTCCAGTGCAAGACTAGAGCGCTTTCTTCAAATGGCTGCAGAGAATAACTGGATTGTAGCATATGTTACATCGTCTGCACAATTCTTCCATTTAATTCGTAGACAGGCAGCTTTACGTAATAAGGAAGAAGCTAGACCATTAGTCGTTATGACGCCGAAAAGCAGCTTGATTCGAAATCAACGAATTGCTTCGAAAGCAGAAGAGTTTACCAAAGGTAAGTTCCTTGCTATCCGCGATCAGCCTAACTTAAAGGTAAGTAAGAAGAATGCTAAACGCTTACTGATTGGAAGCGGTAAAATTATGGTAGATATTGAAGAAGCGATTGAACAGGCGGATGACAATTTTAATTGGCTACGAGCAATACGTTTAGAACAAATATATCCATTCCCTAAAATACAATTGGAAAAAGAGATAAACGCTTTGCCGAACTTAGAAGAAATTGTCTGGGTGCAAGAAGAACCACAAAATATGGGATGCTGGGATTTCGTTGACGATTACTTGAGAGACTTGCTAAAAGATGGGCAAACATTACGTTATATCGGTCGTCCAGATCGTTCTTCACCAGCAGTAGGTGTTCCAAATGTCCATAAGACAGAGCAAAAACAAATTGTTCAAAAAGCGATAACCCCAACAAAAGGAGGAGATTCTGATGAGTGA
- a CDS encoding amidase domain-containing protein codes for MEKLKSYWLDFFASDQNKENWWSRKRKLFTERSAKIVRIKGNGQLYRKLRYNDEQSYNYLLHLRFLVKQREQLYMEEVISPYTFNMVNGEITDHKQQQILMQNDKGKVVPNMNTETSYKRAVYDRHRAVQYAERWWNSYNPAYRTFDVDCTNYVSQCLFAGGAPMRGAPIRERGWWYGKDSWSFSWAVAHSMRWYLSGSTQGLRGEEKESPEELIPGDVICYDFSGDGRWDHNTIVVAKDAYGMPLVNAHTDNSRNRYWSYEDSSAWTPQIQYKFFRIHTE; via the coding sequence ATGGAGAAGCTGAAAAGCTACTGGTTAGATTTTTTTGCTTCAGATCAAAATAAAGAAAATTGGTGGTCAAGAAAACGAAAGTTATTTACTGAAAGAAGTGCTAAAATAGTACGAATTAAAGGAAATGGTCAGTTGTACAGAAAACTACGCTACAATGATGAACAATCCTACAATTATCTGTTACATTTACGGTTTTTAGTAAAACAGCGAGAACAGCTTTATATGGAAGAAGTAATTTCACCATATACATTTAACATGGTTAATGGGGAGATAACAGACCATAAACAGCAGCAGATTTTGATGCAAAATGATAAAGGAAAAGTGGTACCGAATATGAATACTGAAACTTCATATAAGCGAGCTGTTTATGATCGCCACCGAGCAGTTCAATATGCAGAACGATGGTGGAATAGCTATAATCCAGCCTATCGAACCTTCGACGTCGATTGTACGAACTATGTATCGCAATGTTTGTTTGCTGGTGGTGCACCAATGCGGGGGGCACCAATTAGAGAGCGCGGTTGGTGGTACGGAAAGGATAGCTGGAGCTTTAGCTGGGCAGTTGCTCACTCCATGCGATGGTATTTATCGGGCTCAACGCAAGGTTTACGTGGAGAAGAGAAAGAATCGCCAGAGGAGCTTATTCCTGGTGATGTTATTTGCTATGACTTTTCAGGAGATGGCAGGTGGGATCATAATACAATTGTTGTAGCAAAAGACGCATACGGCATGCCACTTGTTAATGCACATACCGATAATAGCCGAAATCGCTATTGGTCTTATGAAGATTCCTCTGCTTGGACACCACAGATTCAATATAAATTTTTTCGAATTCATACGGAATAA
- the trmL gene encoding tRNA (uridine(34)/cytosine(34)/5-carboxymethylaminomethyluridine(34)-2'-O)-methyltransferase TrmL — MSLHVVLYQPEIPANTGNIARTCLATNATLHLIHPLGFSTDDKMLKRAGLDYWYHVDIREYKSIQSLYETYPKASYYYIENFGKKHYTNFDFSDPDEELFFVFGRETNGIPRDLLTGKEDRCLRIHMSDKVRSLNLSNTAAIIVYEALRQQGFPNLT, encoded by the coding sequence GTGAGTTTACATGTCGTATTATATCAACCAGAAATTCCAGCTAACACTGGCAATATAGCCAGAACATGTTTAGCAACAAATGCAACGTTACATTTAATTCATCCACTTGGATTTTCAACAGATGATAAGATGTTGAAAAGAGCAGGACTTGATTACTGGTATCATGTAGATATTCGTGAATATAAGTCGATCCAGTCCTTGTATGAAACCTATCCGAAAGCAAGCTATTATTATATTGAGAACTTTGGTAAAAAGCATTATACCAATTTTGATTTTAGTGATCCGGATGAGGAATTGTTTTTTGTGTTTGGCAGAGAAACAAATGGGATTCCACGTGACTTATTAACGGGAAAAGAAGACAGGTGTTTACGTATTCATATGAGTGATAAGGTTAGATCATTAAATTTATCGAATACCGCTGCGATTATTGTATACGAAGCATTAAGACAGCAGGGATTTCCAAACTTGACATAA